In a single window of the candidate division WOR-3 bacterium genome:
- a CDS encoding peroxiredoxin — translation MEKKLIMIGDKLPEIEVQTTHGKINLPKDYKGKWFILFSHPADFTPVCTTEFYAFQKRYKEFKENNVELIGLSLDQVYSHIKWIEWIKEKLNIEIEFPIIADERGEIAELLGMIHPQRGKNTVRGVFIVDPEGIIRAILYYPPELGRNIDEILRMVKAFQIADSEKVAMPANWPNNEIIGDKVILPPASDIKTAEYRKKKYENFDWWFCYKEIKAKS, via the coding sequence ATGGAAAAAAAATTAATAATGATTGGGGATAAATTACCTGAAATAGAAGTTCAAACAACTCATGGTAAAATAAATTTACCAAAAGATTATAAAGGAAAATGGTTTATCCTTTTTTCTCATCCAGCGGATTTTACACCTGTATGTACCACAGAATTTTATGCTTTCCAGAAAAGGTATAAAGAATTTAAAGAGAACAATGTGGAACTCATTGGTCTTTCCCTTGATCAGGTTTATTCCCACATAAAGTGGATTGAATGGATAAAAGAAAAACTTAATATTGAGATAGAATTCCCAATCATTGCTGATGAAAGAGGCGAGATTGCAGAATTGCTTGGTATGATACATCCTCAAAGAGGGAAAAATACAGTAAGAGGTGTTTTTATTGTGGATCCTGAGGGAATAATTAGAGCAATTTTATACTACCCTCCTGAGCTGGGAAGAAATATAGATGAAATTTTGAGAATGGTGAAAGCATTTCAAATTGCGGATTCAGAAAAAGTTGCCATGCCGGCTAATTGGCCCAATAATGAAATTATCGGAGATAAAGTAATATTGCCACCTGCTTCTGACATAAAAACAGCAGAATATAGAAAAAAGAAATACGAAAACTTTGACTGGTGGTTTTGTTATAAAGAAATAAAAGCCAAATCCTAA